Genomic segment of Methanolobus mangrovi:
GAGGTAGGCTGGCGCAGTATACTCATGGAACAGTCCCGGGATGGAATAGTTATCATTGACCAGGATGGTAAAGTTTTCGAGGCGAACCCCCGATATGCGGAGATGCTTGGATATTCTCATGAGGAAATGAAATCATTACACATGTGGGATTGGGATACTCACTACACACGTGAGCAATTACTGGAAATGCTTCGGTTGGCTGACAGTAAAGGGATTCTTCATGAAACCCGCCAGCTTCGTAAGGATGGCTCTCTCATTGATGTGGAGATCAATGCAAATGCAGCTAAATTTGGAGAACGAAAACTGAGTTTTTGCGTGTGCAGGGATATTACCGAACGCAAACAGGCTGAGGAAGAATTGCTAAATGCTAAGCTGGATGCTGAGGATGCCAACCAGTCTAAAAGTGAGTTTCTGGCTACAATGAGTCATGAACTCAGGACTCCCCTTAATTCTATCATAGGTTTTTCAGATGTACTGCACAGTGAAATATTCGGAAGCCTGAACAAAAAACAGGCAGAGTATCTAAGTCATATTTCAAGCAGTGGCAAACATTTACTGAGACTCATTAATGATATCCTTGATCTCTCAAAAGTTGAAGCTGGCAAGATGGAACTTGTCTGTGAAAAGTTCTATGTTTCTGATGCAATCGAGGAGATTAACATTACAATGATCCCTCTTGCAATAAAAAAAGGCATTTACCTTGATGCAAAAATCGCTCCACATCTTGAAAAGATCAATGCAGATAGGTCAAAATTCCAACAGATACTTTCCAACCTGATTAGTAATGCTATCAAATTCACACCTGATAAAGGTCATGTAACGATTGAAGCACAAAAATCCGGTAATTTTGTCCAGATAGCTATAAAAGATACAGGAATCGGAATTGCAGATAAAGACATGGAAAAATTATTCCAGCCATTTAAACAACTGAATTCATACCTCACTCGTGAACACGAAGGAACAGGATTAGGTCTTGCCCTTGTCAAGAAATTTGTCGAGATGCACGGTGGCAGGATACGGGTTGAAAGCAAAGTTGGAGAAGGCAGTATTTTCACCTTCTTGATCCCGGTTGATTTCAAAGAACAAATCCCGAATCCGGCTTGAGACCAAGATGGGCTATTATTCTTGTCTTAATCAAACATTAGAATCATCAATCTCTCTTCCCTCTACTCCTCTTGTCTCTGATATAAACAACAACACTCTTACCAGCGCCATTCTGTGCTCTTTTATCAATATCAAACAGGTTTGTCGCTTCCACAAGTTCTCCGAGTTTCTTGTATCCGTAGTTCCTTGGATCGAAATCCGGACTGCGCTTGATGAGATTTCCGCCCACCTCTGCCAGGAAAGCCCATCCGTCATCATCAGCGGAATCCTCAACTGCATTTCTCAGGTGACTCACAAGCCTTGTGTCTCCCTTGAGTTCATTTGTATTCCACTTTTCTCTTTTAGATGAAGCAGAGGTATTTTCCGTTTCCGTTTCCTGTTTTCTCAGGATTTCAGTATAGATGAATTTATCACATGCTGAAATAAAAGCCATTGGAGTTTTCTTTTCACCAAAACCATAGACTTTAAGGCCTGCTTCCCTTATCCTCTGTGACAGGCGCGTAAAATCACTGTCACTTGAGACTATGCAGAATCCATTAAGTTTGTCAGTATAAAGCAGGTCCATAGCGTCAATTATAAGGGAACTGTCCGTTGCATTCTTTCCGGTGGTATAGGCGAATTGCTGTATCGGTTGTATGGAATGGTCAAGTAGTGTATCTTTCCATGAATTGAGGTTTGGTTTCGTCCAGTCTCCGTATATTCTTTTTACACTGGCGATACCATAGAGCGCAATCTCATCCATTAATCCTTCAATGATCGATGGCTGGGCATTATCAGCATCTATTAGCACAGCTAACTTATCCTGAATTCCGTTCTCTTCCATTCCTTACACCATTATAGTTTGATATCGTCGACGAACTGCAAGTTCAAAAAGAAGAAAGCATCTACTTATTAGCTTTCCTCAGACTCTTCATCTTTTCAAGCTCAGCTTCAAGTTCCTCTATTTTAGAATCATTGATTTTCTCAGCGAGTTCTTCAAGTTCTTTATCTGCCATCTTCAATGAACTCTGCAGTTTTTCAATGATATTCTTCTCGATGTCAAGTTTTTGTCTTTTTGTTTCGCTTATAAGATCCTCAACAAGTATCTTGCCTTCCTCTTTGCTGATCTTGCCTGTTTCGATCTTTTCCTTTACGAATTCTCTGATTCTCTCTTCTGACAATGCTGCAAGGCCTGCACCGATAAGTGCAGCTGCACCAAGAAGGCCTACTTTCTTCATTTTATCCATGTCAAAACTCCCATCAATTTGTATGCTGGCATGATTTTTATGGTAACATCAAGATATTCCCTGCTAAAATCCTGGGATTCTGCAAGTTAAGATCTAAACGTACCGAACAGGATGCCATGTCCCCACATCCAAATTTAATACAGATATAGAATTATTGGAAGTTCAATCTATATTAATACAATGGCACAAACAAAAAAGTTAGAAATGTGCAATGGGTGTTATGTAGTTCGCAGGACTGGTATACAAATCCTGCGAGATTAATGAATAAAAAAGCTTCTATTTCGCTTCAAGGCATTTCAAGGTGGCCGCAGCCACAACTTCTTCCAAGGAATGTAGATACCCTATGATTAAGGTTGTGAGCTTCACTCTCACTCATAGTCTCAAGGAGGTCCTTGTGTTCAGTTTCGATATGACCAAGCATATTCTTTTCAACTTCATCAATGTCATATCCAAGTGCTATATAGTCACAATCGCAAATTCCTACATCGCTGCATTTTACCATTCTCATTTTCATCAGGGCTGTGCTCCGCTTATCCTTATGAAAACCAATGCATGTAGTATGATATAAACTTAGTTAATTATGCCAATATGTGTCCTCTCCGTGATATCAGCGAAAGTATCATATTTGTAAATCCTACGATATGGATTTTGAATATATATTGGAATTCAGTCCTGCCAACTTATTTAACAATGGATATCAATAGTTATTTGAGCAGATATGAAGGTCAATGATCTCAAGGCAATTCTTAAATTCAGTGCAAAAGAAGAGGCCATGTTTGGCAGATTCGATCTTCCCAAGGATGCATTCTATCCAATGATACTTTCCCTGAAGGTGGGCGGTGCCTGGAGCTATTCTACAGGTGACCTCAAAAGCATCTCAGTTATGAAGGTGTTCACAACCTATAACGAGGAAACCGGAACAGGTCACACCATAGAGGAGGTCTATCTCTTTTTAGATCCTGAATATGTGTCAAAGGAAGGAACCGTATACAGGCTTGAAAAGTGCGGTGGCCGGGATGAACGGGCGCTGGTAACAAGGCCATACTCAGTGACCCTGAAAGCAAAAAGGATAATAGTTGCATCTATAAGTACGGAAAAGAAGAAGATATTCATCAAAGAACTCGATGAAAAAACAATGTCATTTACGGGTCCTTCTGCTTTTTATGCCGCCCATGAGATGGAACATCTGGAACATATCGAAATAGACGGTCTTCCAATGTGGGCTTTTGAGTATGAAGAAGTGAAAAGCTGATACTGCTATCCAACAAGCATAAATTATTCTGTAAAAACATTTTTATATTTCATATACATGCTTAAAAATGAGCAAAAACAATTATTCAATAAAGCCATAATAACTGGCAGGTACTAATTATTTCAAACTGTGCTGGACTCTGCAGGGGTGCGGTAATTGATTAAAAAAAGGTGTTAATATGGGAATGCTAGATGACGTAAAATCAAAGAAAAAGCAGAAAGCTGCTGAGAACTGGATGAAGATGGCCGATTCGGCCAAAACACTTGAAAAACAAATAGAATACTATACAAAATCACTGGATATCGATCCATATAATGCGGAAGCATGGTTCAAGAAAGGCAGAGGTCTCGAAAAGCTGGGACGTTTCGAGGAAGCTAAAAAGTCCTTTGACCTTGCAATAGAGATCGATCCTGATTATCAGGGTCTTATTGGCAAAAAATATGAATCAACTGCTTCTCCTGCACCTTCAGTAGCTGAGAATATATCTTTTGTAGCTGCTCCTCCCACACCAGTTGTTGCAGATGAGAAGGAAA
This window contains:
- a CDS encoding NYN domain-containing protein, producing MEENGIQDKLAVLIDADNAQPSIIEGLMDEIALYGIASVKRIYGDWTKPNLNSWKDTLLDHSIQPIQQFAYTTGKNATDSSLIIDAMDLLYTDKLNGFCIVSSDSDFTRLSQRIREAGLKVYGFGEKKTPMAFISACDKFIYTEILRKQETETENTSASSKREKWNTNELKGDTRLVSHLRNAVEDSADDDGWAFLAEVGGNLIKRSPDFDPRNYGYKKLGELVEATNLFDIDKRAQNGAGKSVVVYIRDKRSRGKRD
- a CDS encoding DUF1059 domain-containing protein; its protein translation is MKMRMVKCSDVGICDCDYIALGYDIDEVEKNMLGHIETEHKDLLETMSESEAHNLNHRVSTFLGRSCGCGHLEMP
- a CDS encoding putative ATP-dependent zinc protease, with amino-acid sequence MKVNDLKAILKFSAKEEAMFGRFDLPKDAFYPMILSLKVGGAWSYSTGDLKSISVMKVFTTYNEETGTGHTIEEVYLFLDPEYVSKEGTVYRLEKCGGRDERALVTRPYSVTLKAKRIIVASISTEKKKIFIKELDEKTMSFTGPSAFYAAHEMEHLEHIEIDGLPMWAFEYEEVKS